In the genome of Gadus chalcogrammus isolate NIFS_2021 chromosome 21, NIFS_Gcha_1.0, whole genome shotgun sequence, one region contains:
- the LOC130374489 gene encoding E3 ubiquitin-protein ligase pellino homolog 2 isoform X1, which yields MNSPKQDEDDVPVKDPIKYGELVILGYNGSLPTGDRGRRKSHFALYRRAKANGVKPSTVHILTTPQDSKAVNSRGQHSISFTLSRNQTVVVEYCHDNNTDMFQIGRSTESPIDFVVTDTSGGGKEGEDPSVAPSTISRFACRVVCERSPPYTARIYAAGFDSSKNIFLGEKATKWKNPDGHMDGLTTNGVLVMHPDGFPEDSRQGLWREISVCGDVYALRETRSGPTRGTLAEGESSALRDGSLVDLCGATLLWRTGEGLLRAPTIRHLEALRQELNAARPQCPVGLSTLAFPSLPRSHRHAVTQSPVASSLEERQPWVYLTCGHVHGRHDWGQRSEGQEAPRDGDGSSLARRECPLCRSVGPYVPLWLGCEPAVYVDAGAPTHALVPCGHVCSERTVRYWAETPLPHGTHAFRPVCPFCSSALGTPGWTRLIFQGPID from the exons ATGAATTCACCGAAACAGGACGAGGATGATGTGCCCGTTAAAGACCCCATCAAATACGGAGAGCTGGTCATCTTGGG GTACAATGGCTCCCTGCCCACCGGCGACCGCGGTCGCAGGAAGAGCCACTTCGCTCTCTACCGACGAGCCAAGGCCAACGGCGTCAAGCCCAGCACCGTACACATCCTCACCACCCCACAGGacagcaag GCGGTcaacagcagggggcagcacaGCATCTCCTTCACGCTGTCTCGCAACCAGACAGTGGTGGTGGAGTATTGCCATGACAACAATACAGACATGTTCCAG ATCGGGCGTTCCACGGAGAGCCCCATCGACTTCGTGGTGACGGACACGTCGGGCGGCGGCAAGGAGGGCGAGGACCCCTCGGTGGCCCCCAGCACCATCTCCCGCTTCGCCTGCCGGGTGGTGTGCGAGCGCAGCCCGCCCTACACCGCCCGCATCTACGCTGCCGGCTTCGACTCGTCCAAAAACATCTTCCTGGGG GAGAAGGCCACCAAGTGGAAGAACCCCGACGGCCACATGGACGGGCTGACCACCAACGGGGTGCTGGTGATGCACCCCGACGGCTTCCCCGAGGACTCCCGCCAGGGCCTGTGGCGGGAGATCTCCGTGTGCGGGGACGTGTACGCCCTGAGGGAGACCCGGTCCGGACCCACCCGCGGCACCCTG GCGGAGGGTGAGAGCAGCGCCCTGCGCGACGGCTCCCTGGTGGACCTGTGCGGGGCCACCCTGCTGTGGCGGACGGGCGAGGGGCTCCTGAGGGCCCCCACCATCAGGCACCTGGAAGCCCTGCGGCAGGAGCTGAACGCGGCACGCCCGCAGTGTCCCGTGGGCCTGAGCACCCTGGCCTTCCCCAGCCTGCCTCGAAGCCACAG ACACGCAGTGACCCAATCGCCTGTCGCTTCCAGCCTGGAGGAGCGCCAGCCCTGGGTATACCTCACCTGCGGCCACGTGCACGGCCGCCACGACTGGGGCCAGCGCTCGGAGGGCCAGGAGGCGCCGCGGGACGGCGACGGTTCCTCGCTGGCGCGCCGCGAGTGCCCGCTGTGCCGCAGCGTGGGCCCCTACGTGCCGCTGTGGCTGGGCTGCGAGCCGGCCGTCTACGTGGACGCCGGCGCGCCCACGCACGCCTTGGTGCCGTGCGGCCACGTGTGCTCGGAGAGGACCGTCAGGTACTGGGCGGAGACGCCGCTGCCCCACGGCACGCACGCCTTTCGGCCCGTCTGCCCCTTCTGCTCCTCGGCGCTGGGCACGCCCGGCTGGACGCGCCTCATCTTCCAGGGGCCCATCGACTGA
- the LOC130374489 gene encoding E3 ubiquitin-protein ligase pellino homolog 2 isoform X2, with the protein MNSPKQDEDDVPVKDPIKYGELVILGYNGSLPTGDRGRRKSHFALYRRAKANGVKPSTVHILTTPQDSKAVNSRGQHSISFTLSRNQTVVVEYCHDNNTDMFQIGRSTESPIDFVVTDTSGGGKEGEDPSVAPSTISRFACRVVCERSPPYTARIYAAGFDSSKNIFLGEKATKWKNPDGHMDGLTTNGVLVMHPDGFPEDSRQGLWREISVCGDVYALRETRSGPTRGTLAEGESSALRDGSLVDLCGATLLWRTGEGLLRAPTIRHLEALRQELNAARPQCPVGLSTLAFPSLPRSHSLEERQPWVYLTCGHVHGRHDWGQRSEGQEAPRDGDGSSLARRECPLCRSVGPYVPLWLGCEPAVYVDAGAPTHALVPCGHVCSERTVRYWAETPLPHGTHAFRPVCPFCSSALGTPGWTRLIFQGPID; encoded by the exons ATGAATTCACCGAAACAGGACGAGGATGATGTGCCCGTTAAAGACCCCATCAAATACGGAGAGCTGGTCATCTTGGG GTACAATGGCTCCCTGCCCACCGGCGACCGCGGTCGCAGGAAGAGCCACTTCGCTCTCTACCGACGAGCCAAGGCCAACGGCGTCAAGCCCAGCACCGTACACATCCTCACCACCCCACAGGacagcaag GCGGTcaacagcagggggcagcacaGCATCTCCTTCACGCTGTCTCGCAACCAGACAGTGGTGGTGGAGTATTGCCATGACAACAATACAGACATGTTCCAG ATCGGGCGTTCCACGGAGAGCCCCATCGACTTCGTGGTGACGGACACGTCGGGCGGCGGCAAGGAGGGCGAGGACCCCTCGGTGGCCCCCAGCACCATCTCCCGCTTCGCCTGCCGGGTGGTGTGCGAGCGCAGCCCGCCCTACACCGCCCGCATCTACGCTGCCGGCTTCGACTCGTCCAAAAACATCTTCCTGGGG GAGAAGGCCACCAAGTGGAAGAACCCCGACGGCCACATGGACGGGCTGACCACCAACGGGGTGCTGGTGATGCACCCCGACGGCTTCCCCGAGGACTCCCGCCAGGGCCTGTGGCGGGAGATCTCCGTGTGCGGGGACGTGTACGCCCTGAGGGAGACCCGGTCCGGACCCACCCGCGGCACCCTG GCGGAGGGTGAGAGCAGCGCCCTGCGCGACGGCTCCCTGGTGGACCTGTGCGGGGCCACCCTGCTGTGGCGGACGGGCGAGGGGCTCCTGAGGGCCCCCACCATCAGGCACCTGGAAGCCCTGCGGCAGGAGCTGAACGCGGCACGCCCGCAGTGTCCCGTGGGCCTGAGCACCCTGGCCTTCCCCAGCCTGCCTCGAAGCCACAG CCTGGAGGAGCGCCAGCCCTGGGTATACCTCACCTGCGGCCACGTGCACGGCCGCCACGACTGGGGCCAGCGCTCGGAGGGCCAGGAGGCGCCGCGGGACGGCGACGGTTCCTCGCTGGCGCGCCGCGAGTGCCCGCTGTGCCGCAGCGTGGGCCCCTACGTGCCGCTGTGGCTGGGCTGCGAGCCGGCCGTCTACGTGGACGCCGGCGCGCCCACGCACGCCTTGGTGCCGTGCGGCCACGTGTGCTCGGAGAGGACCGTCAGGTACTGGGCGGAGACGCCGCTGCCCCACGGCACGCACGCCTTTCGGCCCGTCTGCCCCTTCTGCTCCTCGGCGCTGGGCACGCCCGGCTGGACGCGCCTCATCTTCCAGGGGCCCATCGACTGA
- the LOC130374898 gene encoding NACHT and WD repeat domain-containing protein 2-like — MERSELFNGTVDSTLSYYFCVEATTAQVLRPLEDELDFALGKQTPAFLRKCVCYIRKIAAFERFAKLPEMARYMDTVPGPERVMRNQEAHERLLKVRDEFIPTVVAASKLRVYSSVTHCDMKLGYSQEVESHYVEGLCKQFYEDMVDIIQATVQQNLDAETEPLYDELLQHTSLCQTHAALYQHRSEPLDGVLDYLLPAQGGRMSPLVVHGGPCTGKTLLLAEVARQAYSWLQTEMGPETDPVVIVRFIGSTQVSMDLRTLLQSICEQIAINYRCLIHFLPTKIQEMRELLVNLLAEASFHRPLVIILDALEQLSDAEEARKLWWFPAHLPRTVRVVVSTLPNKHGILQKLRHLIHDEGRYVELIQRDRKVCSQTLKQQLLRVRRKVTSGQQIYVNEALAKCTLPMFVNLIYREVVHWRSHKDVDDRSLCSTVHESIEKLFYSVENKLGQRFVFRALGYITMAKAGLTELELEDILSLDNIVLGDVIVASYLKNPLRISYDLIARIREELEGYLVERQVRNVTLMVWANRHLHLIAQKLYLSNEEDVHQMHSLLAEYFLGAWSGGRKKIFTYDNNHFTSLNISHHKNPHQQPSHEKTSSDKYSYDRQTPEQPWVFQCNLLEPDIFFVNHRKMTELVYHLSRSGRTDDLMFGVIMNFSWLYTMIKIGQFEKALTDIDLAYSYSQEKELKFLATTLRSVKLKVMKSPASLSAELQQRLLPVVTSLPKLRHLLLECDKDGPKYCSIVPLHSSMDVTYSPERLPLCSSYMQIVEILPTLAPNIVLVALEDGSISTWDVESRQLLRQIDTARSVVLGIRLTTDEKYLVVATTKNTLLIYDNHKSCLLSEVEIKGSKHGGVAGDVAFINGFTLSSHHALAWLEASKEVNVIDLLYGWPLYQFHCWYEVTCVQCSPDGMYAFCGQYLNSATIFHLGNGDKLATVTSEFSGGFVKSILVLDTINQMVMVDNEGSLSVWNTKDINNPRLMEDYDCRGDESEVVSIELSEDQRSILICKSMSIEVLDTKLWKMVEKFKAKRTELFVAAVLSKNGQSIVASMENTSSIFVWRRDSGQCMASLIEISGAIVKLIKSTHHNLLLSVASSGVLSVWDIDIITAMSNIDKTGKKIQTLQLSGREDYVFTMDGSEAIHKWNFNTGFIETIFKHEGIVENCVLTSSGDLMVTSDDKCCQYIWQTGTGENIFRINGQRISQLLITHNDQFVVSLCEQNASRVWRLATGHKVCNILVTLQNALITTANTFLVGTTKNKLLAVSLWSGSVSKKFVCDDGITIINFKLIPDCPDCVVFITSTETVFIWSVADESVCRRVQLPTNFLKNLEDFQISPNGKLGIVSKGDENINVLDLHSGKLRLVHASGMIWRQKLSRDGRYLVYICFHNSDEDDEAGVVSNLIVMRLADGKSIGTCSLYKTPTYLCLSQRALNIIIGFEDGSIGTYTVVDRVDAALKIKIATSNSRQIVNNASQKVRPKCGNHSFKTIADCIWRESTEIFSRDSPINVSDSGEAETIAPSKKSELLQ; from the exons ATGGAGCGATCAGAACTGTTCAACGGCACTGTGGATTCAACGTTGAGTTATTACTTCTGTGTAGAGGCCACCACGGCTCAGGTCCTACGCC ccctggaGGATGAGCTGGACTTCGCGCTGGGCAAGCAGACGCCCGCCTTCCTGCGCAAGTGCGTGTGCTACATCCGCAAGATCGCCGCCTTCGAGCGCTTCGCCAAGCTGCCGGAGATGGCGCGCTACATGGACACGGTGCCGGGGCCCGAGCGCGTCATGAGGAACCAAGAGGCCCACGAGCGGCTGCTGAAGGTGCGGGACGAGTTCATCCCCACGGTGGTGGCGGCGTCCAAGCTGCGCGTGTACTCCTCCGTCACGCACTGCGACATGAAGCTGGGCTACTCGCAGGAGGTGGAGAGCCACTACGTGGAGGGCCTGTGCAAGCAGTTCTACGAGGACATGGTGGACATCATCCAGGCCACCGTGCAGCAGAACCTGGACGCCGAGACGGAGCCGCTGTACGACGAGCTGCTACAGCACACCTCGCTGTGCCAGACGCACGCTGCCCTGTACCAGCACCGCAGCGAGCCCCTGGACGGCGTGCTGGACTACCTGCTGCCCGCCCAGGGGGGCCGCATGAGCCCCCTGGTGGTGCACGGCGGGCCCTGCACCGGGAAGACCCTGCTGCTGGCCGAGGTGGCCAGGCAG GCCTACTCCTGGCTGCAGACAGAGATGGGCCCTGAGACTGACCCGGTGGTCATCGTCCGCTTCATCGGCTCCACCCAGGTCTCCATGGACCTCCGCACCCTCTTGCAGAGTATCTGCGAGCAGATCGCCATCAACTACCGATGCCTGATCCACTTCCTGCCCACCAAGATCCAGGAGATGAGGGAGCTCCTGGTCAACCTCCTGGCCGAGGCCTCCTTCCATCGGCCGCTGGTGATCATCCTGGACGCCCTGGAGCAGCTCTCTGATGCTGAAGAGGCCCGCAAGCTGTGGTGGTTCCCCGCCCACCTGCCGAGGACGGTGCGCGTCGTGGTCTCCACCTTGCCCAACAAGCACGGCATCCTGCAGAAGCTCAGGCACCTCATCCACGACGAAGGGCGCTACGTGGAGCTCATCCAGCGGGATCGGAAGGTCTGCAGCCAGACGCTCAAGCAGCAGCTGCTCAGGGTGAGGAGGAAAGTCACGTCGGGGCAGCAGATCTACGTCAACGAGGCCCTCGCCAAGTGCACCTTACCCATGTTCGTCAACCTCATCTACAGAGAGGTGGTCCACTGGAGGTCCCACAAGGACGTGGATGACAGGTCCCTGTGCTCCACGGTGCACGAGAGCATCGAGAAGCTCTTCTACTCTGTCGAGAACAAGCTGGGCCAGCGATTCGTCTTCAGAGCGCTGGGCTACATCACCATGGCCAAGGCAGGGCTAACGGAGCTGGAGCTTGAAGACATTCTTTCACTGGACAACATCGTCCTCGGCGACGTCATCGTGGCATCGTACCTCAAGAACCCCCTGAGGATCTCCTACGACCTGATTGCCAGGAtcagagaggagctggagggatACCTGGTGGAGCGGCAGGTGCGAAACGTCACGCTCATGGTCTGGGCCAACCGGCACCTCCACCTCATCGCTCAGAAGCTGTACCTCAGCAACGAGGAGGACGTCCATCAGATGCACAGTCTCCTCGCAGAGTACTTCCTGGGGGCGTGGTCGGGAGGCAGGAAGAAGATCTTCACCTACGACAACAACCACTTTACTTCCCTGAACATTTCGCATCACAAGAACCCACACCAACAGCCGTCCCATGAGAAAACGTCCTCGGACAAATACTCCTATGACAGGCAGACCCCAGAGCAGCCTTGGGTGTTCCAGTGCAACCTCCTAGAGCCGGACATCTTCTTCGTCAACCACAGGAAGATGACGGAGCTGGTCTACCACCTCAGCAGGAGCGGCCGCACAGATGACCTCATGTTCGGGGTGATCATGAACTTCAGCTGGCTCTACACCATGATCAAAATTGGTCAGTTTGAAAAGGCCCTCACAGACATCGACCTGGCCTACAGTTACTCTCAAGAGAAGGAGCTCAAGTTCTTGGCCACTACTCTCCGTAGCGTTAAGTTGAAAGTGATGAAGAGCCCTGCTTCTTTGTCCGCCGAGCTGCAGCAAAGACTCCTGCCGGTGGTCACCTCTCTTCCAAAGCTAAGACACCTTCTGCTGGAGTGTGACAAAGATGGCCCCAAGTACTGCTCCATTGTGCCGCTGCATTCCTCAATGGACGTCACCTACAGTCCGGAGAGACTTCCCCTCTGCTCCAGCTACATGCAGATCGTCGAGATCCTGCCCACCCTCGCCCCAAACATTGTTCTGGTAGCCTTGGAGGATGGGTCCATAAGCACCTGGGACGTGGAGAGCAGACAACTCCTGAGACAGATCGACACAGCCAGATCTGTGGTGCTTGGCATCCGGCTAACCACGGATGAGAAGTACCTGGTAGTAGCCACAACCAAAAACACATTGCTCATCTATGATAATCACAAGTCCTGCCTTCTGTCTGAGGTTGAAATCAAGGGGTCCAAGCATGGCGGTGTTGCTGGTGACGTGGCGTTCATTAATGGTTTCACCTTGTCCAGCCATCATGCCTTGGCCTGGCTTGAGGCCAGCAAAGAGGTCAATGTAATTGACCTGCTTTACGGTTGGCCGCTCTACCAGTTCCATTGCTGGTATGAGGTCACCTGTGTGCAATGCTCTCCCGATGGGATGTATGCCTTCTGTGGTCAGTACCTTAACAGTGCGACCATCTTTCATCTAGGGAACGGCGATAAGTTAGCCACAGTGACATCTGAGTTTTCCGGGGGCTTTGTCAAGTCCATCCTTGTTCTAGACACCATCAACCAGATGGTGATGGTTGACAACGAAGGCAGTCTTTCGGTTTGGAACACCAAAGACATCAATAACCCAAGGTTGATGGAGGATTACGATTGCCGAGGGGATGAGAGCGAAGTGGTGAGCATTGAGTTGTCTGAGGACCAGCGCTCGATTCTCATCTGCAAGTCCATGAGCATTGAGGTTCTGGACACCAAGCTATGGAAAATGGTGGAGAAGTTCAAAGCCAAACGTACAGAGCTTTTTGTGGCCGCTGTTCTCTCCAAGAACGGCCAGAGCATCGTGGCCTCCATGGAGAACACCTCCTCCATCTTTGTGTGGCGGAGAGACAGTGGACAATGCATGGCCAGTTTGATTGAGATCTCGGGGGCTATTGTCAAACTAATAAAGTCCACCCACCAcaatctgctcctctctgtaGCCAGTAGCGGAGTGCTCTCGGTCTGGGACATTGATATCATCACAGCTATGTCCAACATCGATAAAACAGGAAAGAAGATCCAGACACTGCAGTTGTCCGGCAGGGAAGACTATGTGTTTACCATGGATGGTTCAGAGGCAATCCACAAGTGGAACTTCAACACAGGCTTCATCGAAACCATCTTCAAGCACGAGGGCATCGTGGAGAACTGTGTCCTGACCTCCTCAGGGGATCTCATGGTTACCTCAGATGACAAGTGCTGCCAGTACATTTGGCAAACCGGCACCGGAGAGAATATCTTCCGCATCAATGGGCAGAGGATATCTCAGCTCCTGATCACCCACAACGACCAGTTTGTTGTGTCCCTCTGCGAGCAGAACGCCTCCAGGGTCTGGAGGTTGGCCACCGGGCATAAGGTGTGCAACATCTTAGTCACCCTCCAGAATGCACTGATCACCACTGCCAACACTTTCCTTGTGGGAACAACGAAGAACAAACTCCTGGCCGTAAGCCTCTGGTCAGGCAGCGTGTCAAAGAAGTTCGTCTGCGACGATGGCATCACCATTATCAACTTCAAGCTCATTCCCGACTGTCCTGATTGTGTGGTGTTCATAACATCTACAGAGACCGTCTTCATTTGGAGCGTGGCGGACGAATCTGTCTGCAGGAGGGTCCAGTTGCCGACCAACTTCCTTAAGAACCTAGAAGACTTCCAGATTTCACCCAATGGGAAATTAGGTATCGTCTCCAAGGGCGACGAAAACATCAACGTCCTGGACCTTCACAGTGGGAAGCTGAGACTGGTCCACGCCTCTGGCATGATATGGCGACAGAAGCTCTCCCGAGACGGCCGATACCTGGTGTACATCTGCTTCCACAACAGTGACGAAGACGACGAGGCTGGCGTGGTCTCCAACCTGATCGTGATGCGCTTGGCCGACGGTAAAAGCATCGGCACGTGTTCGCTTTACAAGACACCCACCTATCTCTGCCTTTCCCAGCGAGCGCTCAACATAATCATCGGCTTCGAGGACGGCAGCATTGGCACGTACACGGTGGTGGACCGTGTGGACGCTGCGCTCAAGATCAAGATCGCCACCTCTAACAGCCGACAGATAGTCAACAACGCCTCGCAGAAAGTGCGCCCCAAGTGCGGAAACCACTCTTTTAAGACGATCGCTGACTGCATCTGGAGGGAGTCCACAGAGATCTTCTCGAGGGACAGTCCTATCAACGTGTCAGACTCTGGCGAGGCCGAGACCATAGCTCCCTCCAAGAAGAGCGAGTTGCTGCAGTGA